In a single window of the Leptospira wolffii serovar Khorat str. Khorat-H2 genome:
- the hemL gene encoding glutamate-1-semialdehyde 2,1-aminomutase — translation MSVSSKELFERAKKVAPGGVHSPVRSFKSVGGDPVFFKSAKGAYLTDVSEKDYIDYCLSFGPLILGHRDPEVHEVVSQTAELAWSFGAAEPYSLELAEWIVSRIPWVEKIRFVNSGTEAVMSALRVARAATGRDKILKFDGCYHGHLDALLVKAGSGLAGVSSSDSAGIGSELIKNTLVLPLDDEKAVEDLFAKEGKNIAAVVIEPLPANYGLLMQRKEFLSKIAEIARKNGTLVFFDEVISGFRVGLKGMSGELGIHPDLVTYGKIIGGGFPVGAYAGRADLLDLVAPQGPVYQAGTLSASPFGMRAGLATLQKCERENVYDTLQKRTEKLVQGLVSIFREKDPGSDWTSTSHSSLFWFHKKTASPIRTVDAIPTGHKEAFAKVFHSLLDEGVYLAPSGYEVGFMSLAHTDQVIDKTLELAKTALGKLKV, via the coding sequence ATGAGCGTTAGTTCTAAGGAATTATTCGAAAGAGCGAAGAAGGTCGCCCCCGGTGGAGTACATTCTCCCGTCCGTTCCTTTAAATCCGTCGGCGGGGACCCCGTATTCTTCAAATCCGCAAAAGGGGCCTACCTCACGGATGTATCAGAAAAAGATTATATAGATTATTGCCTTAGCTTCGGGCCCTTGATTCTAGGACACCGGGATCCCGAAGTCCATGAAGTGGTTTCTCAAACCGCGGAATTGGCTTGGAGTTTCGGGGCTGCGGAGCCTTATTCTTTGGAGTTGGCCGAGTGGATCGTCTCCAGAATCCCTTGGGTGGAAAAAATCCGTTTCGTAAATAGCGGGACGGAAGCCGTCATGAGTGCTCTTCGTGTCGCGAGAGCGGCCACCGGAAGGGACAAGATCCTGAAATTCGACGGATGCTATCACGGGCATTTGGACGCGCTTCTCGTTAAAGCAGGGTCCGGTCTTGCGGGGGTTTCCTCTTCCGATAGCGCAGGGATCGGTTCCGAGCTTATCAAAAATACTCTCGTTCTTCCTCTGGACGACGAGAAAGCGGTGGAAGATTTGTTTGCGAAGGAAGGCAAGAATATCGCCGCCGTTGTGATTGAGCCTCTTCCTGCTAATTACGGTTTATTAATGCAGAGAAAGGAATTCCTTTCTAAAATCGCTGAGATCGCCAGAAAAAACGGAACCTTGGTCTTCTTCGACGAGGTGATCAGCGGGTTTCGGGTCGGTCTAAAGGGTATGAGCGGAGAATTGGGGATCCATCCGGACCTGGTAACTTACGGAAAAATCATAGGCGGAGGATTTCCCGTAGGAGCCTATGCGGGCAGGGCCGATCTATTGGATCTTGTGGCTCCCCAAGGTCCTGTCTACCAGGCGGGAACCTTAAGCGCGAGTCCCTTCGGAATGAGGGCGGGTCTTGCCACTCTGCAAAAATGCGAGAGAGAGAACGTATACGATACTTTACAAAAACGTACGGAGAAACTGGTCCAAGGTCTTGTTTCCATTTTTAGGGAGAAGGATCCGGGTTCCGATTGGACGAGTACGTCCCATTCTTCCCTGTTTTGGTTTCATAAGAAGACGGCCTCTCCTATACGAACGGTGGATGCGATCCCGACCGGGCATAAGGAGGCGTTTGCCAAAGTATTTCATTCTCTCTTGGACGAGGGAGTGTATCTCGCGCCTTCCGGATACGAGGTAGGATTTATGAGTCTTGCTCACACCGACCAAGTGATCGATAAGACTCTCGAGCTCGCAAAGACCGCATTAGGAAAATTGAAAGTATAG
- a CDS encoding sensor histidine kinase, with amino-acid sequence MFEARSRKVFLPVLWVIVTISLGVWWLFLGLKQNRMATELAFKLGENAEKEVLDKLERQSSMIKMEGTFFLFLLASGGITLVWLTFREDKRNKLIHDFFSTVTHEMKTPLASLRLQAESLLEEGVDATKDRLLHRLMKDSTRIESQMNKALYLASLMRSEGLYLEVLDLKSLENYLREDWPELKLETDWKAPKVLADRRALESVFRNLLENSVQHGGADSVRILSEPLSGNKVKFSFLDNGKGFSGDPKSLGRLFLRHTSTSGTGVGLYIAKKLIGRMGGSFSVRNSQDGGFLAEWTLPSPGDVS; translated from the coding sequence ATGTTCGAGGCTAGGTCCAGAAAAGTCTTTTTGCCGGTGCTCTGGGTGATCGTGACGATTTCCCTGGGGGTCTGGTGGCTGTTTTTGGGGCTTAAGCAGAATCGTATGGCCACGGAGCTCGCCTTTAAATTGGGTGAGAACGCAGAAAAGGAAGTTTTGGACAAGTTGGAGCGCCAAAGTTCTATGATCAAGATGGAAGGTACTTTTTTCCTTTTCCTTCTTGCTAGTGGAGGGATCACTCTCGTCTGGCTCACCTTTCGCGAAGATAAAAGAAATAAACTGATTCACGATTTCTTCTCCACTGTCACTCACGAGATGAAGACTCCTTTGGCCAGTTTAAGATTGCAGGCGGAGAGCCTTTTGGAAGAGGGAGTCGACGCCACGAAGGATCGATTGCTGCATCGACTCATGAAGGATTCCACTCGGATAGAGTCGCAGATGAACAAGGCCTTGTATCTGGCCAGCCTCATGAGATCCGAAGGTCTTTATCTGGAAGTCTTGGACTTGAAGAGTTTGGAGAATTATTTAAGGGAAGATTGGCCCGAGTTGAAATTGGAAACGGATTGGAAGGCGCCTAAAGTGCTCGCAGATCGCAGGGCCTTGGAAAGCGTATTTAGAAATCTTCTCGAAAACTCGGTGCAACATGGCGGTGCGGACAGCGTTCGAATTCTTTCGGAACCTCTTTCCGGAAATAAGGTTAAATTTTCCTTTTTGGATAACGGTAAAGGATTCTCCGGAGATCCCAAATCTTTGGGCCGTTTGTTTTTGAGACACACAAGCACGAGTGGTACGGGAGTAGGTCTCTATATTGCGAAGAAGTTGATCGGAAGAATGGGGGGAAGTTTCTCCGTCCGAAATTCTCAAGACGGGGGATTTCTGGCAGAATGGACTCTCCCCTCCCCCGGAGACGTCTCATGA
- a CDS encoding response regulator transcription factor, with translation MKAKLLLVEDDRSLGETLKERLEKEGYEMVWTVSAQSARVLAVETRPDLILLDVRLPDGDGFELAQELKTRKDCPPFLFLTAHSGAPERLRGFELGAEEFIPKPFHLKELLIRVKHVLESHKHSIRQTKYSYEGYVLDFHGYRISTPLGEEIHLSKRDCALLNFLVEERDRTISRDEILDRLWGEEKFPTNRTIDNSIVRLRQAFGDRGEDAIRSVRGVGYQWIGELKDA, from the coding sequence ATGAAAGCGAAATTGCTTTTAGTGGAAGACGATCGTTCTTTAGGGGAAACCTTAAAAGAGAGACTCGAGAAAGAAGGTTACGAGATGGTTTGGACGGTCTCCGCCCAGTCAGCTCGCGTATTGGCAGTGGAAACCAGGCCGGATTTGATCCTACTAGATGTGCGCCTCCCGGACGGGGACGGATTCGAGCTCGCCCAAGAATTGAAGACACGCAAGGACTGCCCTCCCTTTCTGTTTCTCACGGCTCATTCCGGCGCTCCGGAAAGACTTCGCGGTTTTGAATTGGGAGCGGAAGAATTCATACCTAAACCGTTTCATTTGAAGGAACTGTTGATTCGAGTGAAGCACGTGTTGGAGTCGCATAAACACTCCATTCGACAAACAAAATATTCTTACGAAGGATACGTCCTGGATTTTCACGGGTATCGTATTTCCACTCCTTTGGGAGAAGAGATTCATCTTTCCAAGAGGGATTGCGCCTTACTGAATTTCCTCGTAGAAGAGAGAGATAGAACGATTAGCCGGGACGAGATCCTGGATCGCCTTTGGGGAGAGGAAAAATTCCCCACAAATAGAACTATAGATAACTCCATTGTGAGACTCAGACAAGCCTTCGGAGACAGAGGCGAGGACGCAATCCGTTCCGTAAGAGGAGTCGGTTACCAATGGATCGGAGAGCTGAAGGATGCCTAA
- a CDS encoding uroporphyrinogen decarboxylase family protein — protein sequence MPNHRFQAALKREPQATPPVWMMRQAGRYHSHYQNLRKKHSFEELCKVPELAAEVAFGPVNDFDFDTAILFSDILFPLEALGMGLRFGDEGPKLGWNLAKKEDLDRFFPLEQAVEFMGFQKEAVKITRNRIPKDKSLIGFIGGPWTLFCYATLGKHDGNLILPKVSPLLRQGFYDKILPLLRENIRLQLEGGAEIVMIFDTAAGDASPAFFQEGILPAVRNLVEAFPGRIGYYAKSLAPASLQAIRSLSGLVGFGMDHRTDIAPLLGNGSHFVQGNFDQALLFLEPGEFSKYLSEWIRPFAGMSPEERAGWVCGLGHGVLPKTPEANVRTFVNTIREALA from the coding sequence ATGCCTAACCATAGATTCCAAGCCGCTTTAAAGCGGGAGCCCCAGGCCACCCCTCCCGTTTGGATGATGCGCCAGGCGGGGAGATATCATTCGCATTACCAAAATCTAAGAAAGAAACATTCTTTCGAAGAATTATGCAAAGTTCCGGAACTTGCCGCCGAAGTCGCATTCGGTCCTGTAAACGATTTCGATTTCGATACAGCGATTCTATTCTCGGATATTCTTTTCCCTCTGGAAGCCTTGGGCATGGGACTCAGATTCGGAGACGAGGGTCCCAAACTAGGATGGAATTTAGCCAAAAAGGAAGATTTGGATCGCTTCTTTCCTTTGGAGCAAGCGGTCGAGTTTATGGGATTCCAAAAGGAAGCGGTGAAGATCACCAGAAATCGGATTCCTAAGGATAAATCCTTGATCGGATTCATCGGAGGTCCTTGGACTCTGTTCTGTTATGCAACGTTAGGAAAACATGATGGAAATCTGATCCTTCCTAAGGTTTCTCCTCTTTTGAGACAGGGCTTTTACGATAAGATTCTGCCGTTGCTTCGGGAGAATATCCGTTTGCAGCTCGAAGGCGGAGCCGAGATCGTGATGATTTTCGATACGGCCGCAGGAGACGCGTCTCCCGCATTTTTCCAAGAGGGAATTTTACCCGCAGTGCGTAATCTTGTGGAAGCCTTTCCGGGAAGAATCGGTTATTATGCGAAGAGTTTAGCCCCGGCTTCCTTGCAGGCGATACGTTCTCTTTCCGGGTTGGTAGGATTCGGTATGGACCATAGAACGGATATCGCTCCTCTGCTTGGTAACGGCTCTCATTTCGTACAAGGAAATTTCGATCAGGCGCTTCTCTTCTTGGAGCCGGGAGAATTTTCCAAGTATCTATCCGAGTGGATCCGACCCTTTGCCGGTATGAGTCCGGAAGAAAGAGCCGGATGGGTTTGCGGCTTAGGACACGGAGTTCTTCCGAAAACCCCCGAAGCGAATGTCAGAACCTTTGTGAATACGATCCGTGAGGCGTTAGCATGA
- the hemN gene encoding oxygen-independent coproporphyrinogen III oxidase → MSSKTDLIRKYDVPAPRYTSYPTVPYWEDNPTREEWVAAIRRRLVPEDASVALYLHIPFCETLCSFCGCNTSITKNHSVEDPYVLTLLKEFEQYKADVPELTKRELRELHLGGGSPTYLSEANLEAILKPILESWNVAENPEFSLEVDPRRTRLTQLEVLRKYGFSRISLGVQDFDPEVQRLVNRNQPYELTAGITEGARKLGYHSVNFDLIYGLPRQTGESIRETIRKTLDLRPDRIAFYSYAHVPWIKAAQRLFTEADLPKSEEKRELYEIGREMFLDAGYKEIGMDHFALETDSLYTASLDGSLHRNFMGYTTKPTDLLLGMGVSAISDSWDCFHQNEKILKKFQRRIDESGHALLRGHKLSAEDLVQRDLILKLSTMGRVTLPSGIFEEVRLYLKTMEDDNLIEWQGNTLVLTEAGKPFLRNACTGLDLRLRRKSPETKVFSQSI, encoded by the coding sequence ATGAGCTCTAAGACCGATTTAATCCGAAAATACGACGTTCCCGCACCTAGATATACGAGTTATCCTACGGTTCCATACTGGGAAGATAATCCGACTAGGGAAGAATGGGTGGCCGCTATCCGCAGACGACTCGTCCCGGAAGACGCTTCCGTTGCGCTTTACCTGCATATCCCATTCTGCGAAACCTTATGCTCCTTCTGCGGATGTAATACTTCGATCACCAAAAACCATTCTGTGGAAGATCCTTACGTATTGACTCTTTTGAAAGAGTTCGAACAGTATAAGGCTGACGTTCCGGAGCTGACCAAGAGAGAACTGCGAGAATTGCATTTGGGCGGAGGATCTCCTACATATTTATCCGAAGCAAATCTGGAGGCGATTCTCAAACCAATATTAGAATCTTGGAATGTAGCCGAGAATCCCGAATTCTCTCTGGAAGTGGATCCTAGAAGGACCCGTCTGACACAGTTGGAAGTTTTGCGCAAATACGGATTTTCCCGTATCAGTCTCGGGGTCCAGGATTTCGATCCTGAAGTACAAAGACTGGTGAATCGTAATCAACCCTATGAGTTGACCGCGGGAATCACGGAAGGAGCGAGAAAACTCGGCTATCACTCCGTGAATTTCGATTTGATCTACGGACTTCCCCGCCAAACGGGAGAGAGCATTCGAGAAACCATACGTAAGACCCTGGATCTACGCCCGGATAGGATCGCATTTTATAGTTACGCGCATGTTCCCTGGATCAAGGCGGCTCAGAGGCTTTTTACGGAGGCAGACCTTCCTAAGAGCGAAGAGAAAAGGGAATTGTACGAGATCGGGAGAGAAATGTTTTTGGATGCGGGATATAAGGAAATCGGAATGGACCACTTTGCATTGGAAACCGATTCCCTCTACACCGCCTCGCTGGACGGAAGTCTTCATAGAAATTTTATGGGATATACCACGAAGCCTACGGATCTGCTTCTGGGAATGGGAGTCTCTGCGATCTCGGATAGTTGGGATTGCTTCCATCAAAACGAGAAGATTCTGAAGAAGTTCCAAAGAAGAATCGACGAGAGCGGTCATGCACTCCTCAGGGGACATAAATTGTCCGCCGAAGACTTAGTACAAAGAGACTTGATCCTGAAGCTCTCTACCATGGGAAGAGTCACCCTACCCTCCGGGATTTTTGAAGAGGTGCGGCTCTATTTGAAGACCATGGAGGACGATAATCTAATAGAGTGGCAGGGAAACACTTTGGTCCTGACGGAAGCCGGAAAGCCTTTCTTAAGGAATGCATGCACCGGTCTGGATCTCCGATTGAGAAGAAAAAGTCCGGAAACCAAGGTCTTTTCCCAGTCGATTTAG
- a CDS encoding LA_0442/LA_0875 N-terminal domain-containing protein has product MFSFRRFISILMILFLIPTGIFPVTVLLREGGKVRGEIITQNQHSILLQTEAGKRKIDKDLVLKVLFQDVDDEEEEKIRKDEENKISTEKREIEEKEEQAKAQEEKLKREQEEKEKEASLEEARRQDELLRSQRSRPLKAAMRSAVIPGWGQFYSNRKFQGAIYPTLFAFAAFLAYDKFRVYRNSVTDYGNLGNPYTKENLFLASMGQQITTTPVYTDPLTAFIADQYQNPFRIKREEADRNFNEYQGVLWVAGGIYLINVLDAYLFANSGVSLSSESDGKKQGVILSAVPSPVGSSLGSSQGGSAFGLETKYTLGYRFEF; this is encoded by the coding sequence ATGTTTTCATTTCGTAGATTCATTTCCATCTTGATGATTCTTTTCCTGATACCGACGGGAATTTTTCCCGTGACCGTCCTATTGCGTGAAGGCGGAAAAGTAAGAGGGGAGATCATCACTCAAAATCAACATTCTATTCTTCTCCAAACCGAAGCTGGCAAAAGAAAGATCGATAAGGATCTGGTGCTGAAAGTTCTCTTCCAAGACGTGGACGACGAGGAAGAGGAAAAGATTCGCAAAGACGAAGAAAACAAGATCTCCACCGAAAAAAGGGAGATAGAGGAAAAGGAAGAACAGGCCAAGGCGCAAGAGGAAAAGCTAAAGAGGGAACAGGAAGAAAAAGAGAAGGAAGCCTCCCTCGAAGAAGCCCGTAGACAAGACGAACTTCTAAGATCCCAAAGAAGTCGTCCGTTAAAGGCGGCCATGCGTTCCGCCGTAATTCCCGGTTGGGGACAATTCTACTCTAATCGTAAATTTCAAGGTGCTATCTATCCTACCCTATTCGCTTTTGCGGCATTTTTAGCTTACGATAAATTCAGAGTATATCGTAATTCCGTAACGGATTACGGGAACTTGGGCAATCCGTATACGAAAGAGAATTTATTTTTAGCGTCTATGGGGCAGCAAATCACTACTACTCCGGTTTATACCGATCCTCTTACCGCATTTATCGCCGACCAATACCAGAATCCTTTTCGTATCAAAAGAGAAGAAGCCGATCGTAATTTCAACGAGTACCAAGGCGTACTATGGGTTGCGGGAGGTATCTATCTCATTAACGTTTTGGATGCGTATCTGTTTGCTAACTCCGGTGTAAGTCTTAGTTCCGAATCCGACGGAAAAAAGCAAGGCGTGATTTTATCCGCAGTTCCTTCTCCTGTAGGGTCCTCGCTTGGATCCAGCCAAGGCGGTTCCGCATTCGGATTGGAAACCAAATACACTCTCGGATATCGTTTCGAATTCTAA
- a CDS encoding protoporphyrinogen/coproporphyrinogen oxidase translates to MAKLVPDRIIVGAGFTGLLHAFLAVEKGESVLVLEKKGNSGGLIRSVQTEYGIVETAANAIINCWELENLSSRLGLDILVANASAKKRFIFANGRPRRFPLSLTETIRLLFSAATVPSRPIPGESIYQWGRRVLGDPALSKIVEPALGGIYAGDLDVMSAEFVLGKFLPEDVPLWKNIRIYASKGKDKPKLQPGRRGTVSFKGGLSSLLGALEARVSQKGKIRFKQEIASLKELRKSYPKSAITITTGLNATLKILKSDFPELRAYQGMLDTLPIVSVTRFGTDSVLSGKKGFGILFPKDHKSFSSEMGFRVRGILMNDFIFPSRTSAGIHSETYIFGGAGDREIASKSEEEIIRIVEDDRKKLFPESGTPLNHYVTVWKGVLPVYGPQLLAFNRDLDRILPPEIRVEGNFRSGIGLKSILERAYAYDK, encoded by the coding sequence GTGGCAAAGCTTGTTCCCGATCGAATTATAGTCGGCGCCGGATTCACCGGATTATTGCATGCGTTTCTCGCCGTAGAAAAAGGCGAGTCCGTATTGGTTTTGGAAAAAAAAGGAAACTCCGGAGGATTGATTCGATCCGTTCAGACGGAATACGGAATCGTAGAGACAGCCGCTAACGCCATTATAAATTGTTGGGAGTTGGAGAATTTATCCTCTCGGTTGGGTCTGGATATACTCGTTGCAAACGCCTCCGCAAAGAAAAGATTCATTTTCGCGAACGGAAGACCTAGAAGATTTCCATTAAGCTTAACCGAAACGATTCGGCTTCTATTTTCGGCAGCCACTGTCCCTTCTCGTCCGATTCCGGGAGAGTCCATCTACCAATGGGGAAGAAGAGTGTTGGGGGATCCCGCTCTTTCCAAAATCGTCGAACCGGCATTAGGCGGGATATATGCCGGAGATCTGGATGTGATGTCCGCGGAATTCGTCCTTGGAAAATTTCTCCCCGAAGATGTTCCTCTCTGGAAGAATATTCGCATCTATGCTTCGAAGGGGAAAGATAAACCCAAATTACAGCCGGGCAGAAGAGGGACTGTTAGTTTTAAAGGAGGACTTAGTTCCTTACTCGGTGCATTGGAAGCTAGGGTCTCGCAAAAAGGAAAGATTCGATTCAAACAGGAAATCGCGAGTTTGAAAGAATTGAGAAAATCTTATCCTAAGTCCGCAATTACGATCACTACCGGCTTGAACGCCACTTTAAAGATTTTAAAATCCGATTTTCCGGAACTAAGAGCTTACCAAGGTATGCTCGATACCCTTCCGATAGTTTCTGTCACTCGATTCGGGACGGATTCGGTTCTGAGCGGCAAAAAAGGTTTCGGGATCCTATTTCCCAAGGATCACAAGAGCTTTTCCTCCGAAATGGGGTTTAGGGTGCGCGGAATTTTGATGAACGATTTTATATTTCCTAGCAGAACTTCGGCAGGCATTCATTCCGAAACGTATATTTTCGGAGGAGCGGGAGATAGGGAGATAGCTTCGAAGTCGGAAGAGGAAATTATCCGAATCGTAGAAGACGATAGAAAAAAATTATTTCCAGAAAGCGGAACCCCTCTAAATCATTATGTGACCGTTTGGAAAGGAGTCCTCCCCGTTTACGGACCTCAGCTTTTGGCGTTTAATCGGGATCTGGATAGAATCCTTCCTCCTGAAATCAGAGTGGAGGGAAATTTCAGAAGCGGAATCGGCCTGAAGTCCATTTTGGAAAGGGCTTATGCCTACGATAAGTAG
- a CDS encoding polyketide cyclase / dehydrase and lipid transport produces the protein MKRTLKAKHIGVTISAAFSSAYKYLSDPGNFHEWASGLCKSITHLSGNEWMVDSPMGKVKVKFTESNPFGIIDHYVELEPGKIVYNPMRILENEEGCEIVFTLFQTVDMSEEKFKEDEAWVRKDLEELKKLLEKKFSD, from the coding sequence ATGAAACGAACTTTAAAAGCCAAACATATCGGAGTAACGATCTCCGCGGCATTCTCGTCCGCATATAAATACCTTTCGGATCCCGGCAATTTTCACGAATGGGCCTCCGGATTATGCAAATCCATCACGCATCTGTCCGGAAACGAGTGGATGGTCGATTCTCCCATGGGAAAGGTAAAAGTGAAATTTACCGAATCCAATCCGTTCGGAATTATAGATCATTATGTGGAGTTGGAACCGGGCAAGATCGTATACAACCCGATGAGAATATTAGAAAACGAAGAAGGATGCGAAATCGTTTTTACTCTTTTTCAGACAGTGGATATGTCCGAAGAAAAATTCAAGGAAGACGAGGCCTGGGTTCGAAAAGATTTGGAAGAATTGAAAAAACTACTAGAGAAGAAATTTTCCGATTAA
- the hemH gene encoding ferrochelatase yields MKNRLLLLNLGGPRSTEEIPKFLKDLFEDPLVFDLPLPEFLRIRLARKIAESRAKKVAETYASMGFGGGSPLVEETEKQAEELRKLLEESGERWEVKTAMCCGYPDLRELPKEWTDPNLGVVILPLFPHFSRSTVLSTAMLMEKNLGFCPASSRGWVRPFSDRQEYLHSIRDLILDFFNGSLRKNGFLHYEPATIPDWQNLDLVFSAHGIPLRLIRKGDVYTEEVEKNVEALAQLLRGKGFQGKIHLSYQSRVGPSKWTSPNTLDKIKELGETGTKRVAIYPISFVSDHLETLEEIGVQIRDHAYSYGIRDYYRIPAPGCYPTFLEALAKFVFEARHSLSQGDSGPCICRSSGGFRPEKEGKVCHGV; encoded by the coding sequence TTGAAAAATAGACTCCTTCTTCTCAATCTCGGCGGACCTCGAAGTACCGAGGAAATCCCTAAATTCCTAAAGGACCTATTCGAAGACCCCTTGGTATTCGATCTTCCCTTACCTGAATTCTTAAGAATACGTTTAGCTCGCAAAATTGCGGAAAGTCGCGCAAAGAAAGTCGCCGAGACTTACGCATCCATGGGCTTCGGAGGAGGCTCTCCTCTGGTGGAAGAGACGGAGAAACAAGCGGAAGAGCTACGCAAGCTACTGGAAGAATCCGGAGAACGTTGGGAAGTCAAGACCGCAATGTGCTGCGGATATCCTGACCTCCGAGAATTGCCCAAGGAATGGACGGATCCTAATTTAGGAGTCGTCATTCTTCCTTTGTTTCCTCATTTTTCCAGATCTACCGTACTCTCCACAGCCATGCTTATGGAGAAGAACCTCGGATTCTGTCCCGCCTCTTCCCGCGGATGGGTCCGACCTTTTTCGGATAGACAGGAATACCTACATTCCATTCGGGACCTAATATTAGATTTCTTTAATGGCTCTCTAAGGAAAAACGGGTTTTTGCACTATGAGCCCGCCACCATACCTGACTGGCAAAATCTGGACTTGGTTTTTAGCGCTCACGGTATCCCCTTGAGACTGATCCGAAAAGGCGATGTTTATACCGAAGAAGTGGAAAAAAACGTGGAGGCTCTCGCTCAATTATTGAGAGGAAAAGGATTTCAAGGAAAAATCCATTTGTCTTACCAGAGTAGGGTAGGGCCGAGCAAATGGACTTCTCCCAACACTTTAGACAAAATCAAAGAGCTGGGCGAGACCGGAACAAAACGCGTAGCTATCTATCCTATCAGTTTCGTAAGCGACCATCTAGAAACTCTGGAAGAAATCGGAGTTCAGATCCGCGATCACGCTTACTCCTACGGGATCCGAGACTATTATAGAATACCGGCGCCTGGTTGTTATCCGACATTTTTAGAGGCCTTGGCAAAATTCGTATTCGAAGCCAGACATTCCTTAAGCCAAGGAGACTCCGGACCTTGTATCTGTAGGAGCTCCGGAGGATTTAGACCAGAGAAAGAAGGCAAGGTCTGCCATGGAGTTTAG
- a CDS encoding putative porin, which produces MKRNILSIFLFLLVVSYTRIHSQEKKEPQIPLSPTRPEEYAASKNPEPSAWYKKILSRSSLSLLYGENGGQHIFESGIKYPNLSGIKAGSRITYNREFQYMGFEAKHWWDSWEFGLGYRTTGRYVRTGEGRDEDFSLYNLSKEQGTKIDFANWSFRDSPYTFIGSQNFADGRGKLKMKEDKISLSVRKYLGSSGPDSRKQGSGMFLSAGAHYSFFKYYLYDVDQWIATSPVTYGNIGIGLSYSNSTWEFPLGVGYRYSDGKWILEGAFLGNVWYSHIRDYHYHRNLNFIGDSSGYGVETHLGAGYILESWLFFLKLTENRLYGSGTFTTKGGIDFEDIKSNYSGSFRNYLSTKQFSVELQATSFLDWLSR; this is translated from the coding sequence ATGAAAAGAAACATACTTTCAATATTCCTCTTCCTCTTAGTCGTATCCTATACCCGAATCCATTCCCAGGAAAAAAAAGAACCCCAGATCCCCTTATCCCCGACTAGGCCGGAAGAATATGCCGCATCCAAAAATCCCGAGCCCTCCGCCTGGTACAAAAAAATTCTCTCTAGAAGTTCTTTGTCCCTACTCTACGGAGAAAACGGAGGCCAACATATCTTCGAATCCGGGATCAAATACCCGAATCTTTCCGGAATCAAAGCGGGTTCACGGATCACATATAATCGGGAATTCCAATACATGGGATTCGAAGCCAAACATTGGTGGGATAGCTGGGAATTCGGATTGGGATATAGGACCACGGGAAGATATGTGAGAACGGGAGAGGGGAGGGACGAAGATTTCTCCCTCTATAATTTAAGCAAAGAACAGGGTACTAAGATAGACTTCGCGAATTGGAGCTTTCGCGATTCTCCTTATACTTTTATCGGGTCCCAAAATTTCGCGGACGGAAGAGGTAAGCTCAAAATGAAGGAGGACAAAATCAGCCTCAGCGTCCGAAAATATCTGGGATCATCCGGACCGGATTCCAGAAAACAAGGAAGCGGAATGTTTCTCTCGGCAGGAGCTCATTACTCGTTCTTTAAATATTATCTCTACGACGTGGACCAATGGATCGCAACTTCTCCGGTCACTTACGGAAACATAGGAATCGGCCTCAGTTATTCCAACTCGACCTGGGAATTTCCCTTAGGAGTAGGATACAGATACTCGGACGGCAAATGGATTTTAGAGGGAGCGTTCTTAGGGAACGTATGGTATTCCCATATCAGGGATTATCACTATCATAGAAATCTAAACTTTATAGGGGATTCCTCCGGATATGGTGTGGAAACTCATTTAGGTGCGGGCTATATCCTGGAGTCTTGGCTATTCTTCCTGAAACTCACTGAAAATCGACTCTACGGCTCGGGGACTTTCACGACCAAGGGAGGAATCGATTTCGAGGATATAAAATCCAATTACTCAGGATCCTTCCGAAATTATCTGAGCACGAAACAATTTTCCGTGGAGCTACAGGCCACTAGCTTTTTGGACTGGCTTTCCAGATAA